The following nucleotide sequence is from Methanomassiliicoccales archaeon.
CTGTGCCTAACAGAACATCATTTATGAACTTATCATAGTCGAAGCAACGCACGAAAGCATTCCTGACGTTCTGATCAGCGAAGAACCATGCAGGAACATCACCCTGGTCCAACGTAGTACTCTTCCTTATGTTCTGGTTAAATCCCACGAAATCTAAGTTGAATGTTGGATTTCCTTCCACGATCCTTAAGTCAGGTCTTCCTCTTACATCACCAGTCTGTTGCCGAGGCACATATATGCAGTCGGCATCACCAGAGAAGAGCATCATCTCCCGCGTGCCCACATCCTCAACCTTCTTATACAATACGTACTTCAGAGGAGCAGGTCCAAGATGATATTCTTCATGCCTCTCAAGTAGCCAATATTGACCAGTTACCCATTCTTTGAGCTTGTATGGTCCTGTTCCCATCGTGTGGGTGTTAGCATACTCGTTAAAGGCTTCGCCCCGGACAACGCCTCCATGAGCATTGATCCAAGCTTCTGACATTACTGATGCTACTGTATATGCCATCACTTGGTTGAAGGCCGGATATGGAGTTACTAGATGGATTGTGACCGCATTGCCGCTCACGGTGACCGATTGTTCAATAAGATCCTGAGGTGGAACATCATAGTCATAATAGTTCGGTATCATGACCTGTCCAAGCATCCAGGCAGGTGACCACGGATCGTTCATCATTAGGACTCGCTCTAAAGAGAATTCTACATCTCTTGGAGTCATGATGCTTCCATCGTGGAACTTCACGCCCTGCTTTATATAATATGTATAATTCTTTCCATCAGGAGAAACGCCACCATTAGCTATCGTCGGCACATTTGTGGCCAAGACAGGTTTTAGATCATTGGGGCTTGCTCCGTCGTACCAGACTAGCGTCTCATAAACATTCTGCAACACTTCTCCACCGGCACTCTCATAGTTATAAGCTGGATCCAAAGACTCCGGCTCTCCGATAGAAACCATGACGAATGTATCAGGATTCTTTACTCCAGTGGTAGTCGTCGGTGGGATGACTATCGTGTTATAATACCTCTGCTGGACGGCCCCCTCACCTTTCACAATGCAGTAGGTAGGGAACAACGACTTAGCTGCACCAGTGAAAGTGTGATTCACCTGTGCTTTCTCTTCGAAACTGCCCTCAATTGGTGAAGATCCATCGTTGAAGTTCCAAATGAGACCAGAAATAAAATCAGATGATAATACTGGTCCCTCTTCGGTCTCTCCCCATGCCTTGGAGTCTCCTGCATTGAAATCGACCTTCGTACCACTTGTTATGCTGTCAGCTGATGTAGCAACCATTGCAAAGGGTACTGATGTCGAGCTTGGCTCCTCTGGGGCTGGTGGATTTGTAACCTCTATCTTCACCAATCTGCTCCATGTATCAGCTCTTGCTCCTTTGTCATCCTCTACCTCGAGAATGGCAATATATTTACCGGGGAAGAGATAGGTATGAGACACAATTGCCGTGGTAGTTTCTTGCGGTGTCACACTATCTCCGAACCAC
It contains:
- a CDS encoding ABC transporter substrate-binding protein, with amino-acid sequence MEGEGAKPLPSEDKPKGAMNKTLVIVIAVILVLAVVLAAVLLMGGGNKGPTASFSVSSNFVSLGTPVVFNGSASSDSDGSIAKYIWWFGDSVTPQETTTAIVSHTYLFPGKYIAILEVEDDKGARADTWSRLVKIEVTNPPAPEEPSSTSVPFAMVATSADSITSGTKVDFNAGDSKAWGETEEGPVLSSDFISGLIWNFNDGSSPIEGSFEEKAQVNHTFTGAAKSLFPTYCIVKGEGAVQQRYYNTIVIPPTTTTGVKNPDTFVMVSIGEPESLDPAYNYESAGGEVLQNVYETLVWYDGASPNDLKPVLATNVPTIANGGVSPDGKNYTYYIKQGVKFHDGSIMTPRDVEFSLERVLMMNDPWSPAWMLGQVMIPNYYDYDVPPQDLIEQSVTVSGNAVTIHLVTPYPAFNQVMAYTVASVMSEAWINAHGGVVRGEAFNEYANTHTMGTGPYKLKEWVTGQYWLLERHEEYHLGPAPLKYVLYKKVEDVGTREMMLFSGDADCIYVPRQQTGDVRGRPDLRIVEGNPTFNLDFVGFNQNIRKSTTLDQGDVPAWFFADQNVRNAFVRCFDYDKFINDVLLGTAIQPNGVIPLGMFGHSNAPKYQFNLQEAANYLKLAIDNRTGVSYAEQGFRIVLYYNSGNTVREAACQLLKNGLESLKTLGYVNGTITVSVQALDWSGAYLPAVRGRTLPIFFLGWAPDYNDPDDYTQPFYRESGTYALRISLKDPVLTQMVDAAAVELNVTKRAQMYNEMEWYVYNKTYYMWTAQATQFHVERAWVTGYYFNPMFSGLYYYVLNKQA